The Tribolium castaneum strain GA2 chromosome 3, icTriCast1.1, whole genome shotgun sequence sequence TTGTAATATTCGGGCTCGAACCCGTCTTGCACCATGTTAACCAGAACATTGTCCTTGCAAATGATCAAGTCTGACTTTTTCTTCATCTGATTTTCCGGAATGCTTTCGATAATATCGTAGAGGGTTCTCCAGTTGGTCGTTTTTGCGTCTTCTTGAATCTCTTCCCCGGTTTCAAAACCGTCAGAATTGCTGCTGTTTTGCGACTGGATCGAGACTAGATCATGCTCGATAATGCGTTCGCGGAAATATAACTTGACTTTTTGGGCATTTATGCAGTTCTGGAGCGCTGCGATGATGTCGTTTTTGTCGAAAAGCGCCTTCAAGTGCTGGATTCTGGgcgattttaaataattaaagaacGTCCTTAAGCGAACTTCGCTAATATCGATTTTGACTCCTTCAACTTTGTACATCTCGTTCAGGATAAAGGCAAGCAACCAGTTGCGTTTCTGGATGTACACAATTATGCTGCGGCTCGGAATGTACAACATGTTATCATGGTACAGCTCTTCAATGGTCACATTTTCCTGCACGTGGAGATTAATCGTCGGGAAGCAATTCCCCACCACGTGGTACAAAAAATCCAACTTGAGTTTCCCGAAGTATTTTTCAAACTCAGTCGGGTCCAGCTGACGCTCGAACAGCAATTTCCCGGTCAATTCCGAGCGGTTGAAGTTGAAAATGTCGAAGTAAGACGAGTTTTTTCCCTTCGAAATGATGTCCGAACTGTTCTGCTCGAtgtacaaaattttcgaaaaggCTTTCAAGTAATTGAAAATGCGGGCGAGGTATTGCGTTGTGTCCCGATCTTGGAGGTAATTAACGATCAGTTCGTTCATTTTGAGCAAGGTTTTGTGATTTGGGTGGTTTTTATTGAAACTCCCGGGTTCATTAGGGCGGTTTTGACCGTTAAATTCGTCATAAAGTCGGGCcaagttttggaaaaattccaCTTTGGTTTTGTAGACGTTAACATCCAAGGGATAGTTTGGGGAAATTAGAATCTGGGGCAGTGAAATGTTGTCTTTGGGGCCCACTTCGTGCCCAATTTCCGTCACTCGTTTGTAGAAATTGAGATAACTAGAAGGGAGCGTTTCGTCggaattgaatttttcggctaggtttagcaaaatttctGATTCGTCCCACGTTTGGGTTCCGGTGATTGCAAGATCGAAAATATTCGTAAAAATTTCGTTTGGCGAATTTGATTCGAAAAATTCGGTGACTGTTTGCGCCAATTTGCCGTTTTTTCGGAGGAATTTCCTGAATTTGAGGAAAGTTTCCGAGTAGTTGACTTGTTGCGCGAGATCAGAGTCCCTCAGATCGAAAATCTGAAAATGACTTGTGTCAGTGTGTTTGTGCTTTTGATTCTGCAAGTGAGTGCGTTCTGGCCGCCTCCTTACGAAGTTAAATTGGACGATAGTGAGACGTTTGTTATTTCGGAATTTTCGGACGACCTTTTGGGCGATGAAGATGAAATGATTCCCGTGAAAGCGACTCAAAACGATGAGAAATATTACAGGATTCATCAAATCGCTCTCCGTCACAATAAACGAGAATTTAATGAAAAGAAGCCTCGgaatataacgaaaattaaAGAACACAATTTCGATTTAGACGATGCTGTTCCGTGGCAAGGAGGATTCGTTGATAAAAAGGGCAACTTTATTCAGCcggtaatttaatttttccccCCGTGTTCAATTATTACGTTTGGACCGGCAGGAtaatgaaaatgtttattacttGAACGAAATGGCCAAAAGTCTCATCGACAGTAAAATGGAGGAGAAACGAGAAAACGAAAAAGATAAGGACGAGAATTATGATTACAATAATTTCAAAGCCGAGTATAACAAAGACGTGGCAGAagccaaaaaacaaaaagacacCCTGAATTACACAGAGGTCAAAGAGGACGAAACTGTAGGCGAGGCAATTGGGACTGTGGTCGATTTCAAAGaggcaaaaaattgcacaGCTGAGGAAAAAAAGGGAATCGGAGTGGCAGCAATGAAATGCATCCTTCGAGACATTAAAACCGCCAAAAGCAAAAACTCGATCCTCAATTTTTGCGAGAAAATCCTCCGAATTGCCTTGATTTGGTTCTGTGTTTATGCAATTATTGCGATACCATGCTGGTGCACACGAGGtattcatttgaaaaatttggaacatatacttgattttttgatttaattactGTGACTTGAAAAATGTTGAatcaatgaaattattttttcgaccTCCGGTGAAGGCAAAAACCTGTTTTTTCAACATTATACAAAACAGGTAAGAGGTGGGAAAAATTTTGTGCTTACGTCTCCGTatctttaaaatttgaaaaatcatttttagtgaatttttcGAGGTACGagcttttttttgtttcaaaaaatataaactttaaaTTCTCGAATAATCAAAGcttgttacaaaaattataacgtgTAACATGAACCGTAAAATTTGCTGGAACGAACCGTTTTGCCCTAGgatgtttagtttttaagttatgaattttttcaaagcccggcgcctccaccatttttcacattaaaatatttttttaaactaaattttcgaataaattgcagtcgtaaaaaattagtatatCACGCAAAATGAACCGTAGAATTcgctggaacaaaccgttttgctctaggacttttagtatttaagttatgaatttttaaaacccggcgcctccaccatttttcacattattattattttttaaatttaattttcgaataaattgcagttgtaaaaaaacagtatAACACGCAAAATGAATCGTAGAATTcgctggaacaaaccgttctgctctaggacttttagtttttaagttatgaattttcaaaacccggcgcctccaccatttttcacattattattattttttaaatttaattttcgaataaattgcagttgaaaaaaaatgtataacacGCAAAATGAACCGTAGAATTCGCTGggacaaaccgttttgctctaggacttttagtttttaagttatgaatttttaaaaacccggcgcctccacaatttttcacattattattattttttaaatttaattttcgaataaattgcagttgtaaaaaaacagtatAACACGCAAAATGAATCGTAGAATTcgctggaacaaaccgttttgctctaggacttttagtttttaagttatgaattttcaaaacccggcgcctccaccatttttcacattattattatttttttaaatttaattttcgaataaattgcagttgtaaaaaaattgtataacacGCAAAATGAACCGTAGAATCCGCTGGAATTAACCGTTTTACtctaggacttttagtttttaagttataaattttcaaaacccggcgcctccaccatttttcacattataattattatttttttaaatttaattttcgaataaattgcagttgaaaaaaaattgtacaacaCGCAAAATGAACCGTAGAATTcgctggaacaaaccgttttgctctaggacttttagtttttaagttatgaattttcaaaacccggcgcctccaccatttttcacattattattatttttttaaatttaattttcgaataaattgcagttgtaaaaaaacagtatAACACGCAAAATGAACCGTAGAATTCGCTGGAATAgaccgttttgctctaggacttttagttttttagttatgaattttcaaaacccggcgcctccaccatttttcacactattattatttttttaaatttaattttcgaataaattgcagttgtaaaaaaatagtataacaCGCAAAATGAATCGTAGAATTCGCTGGAagaaaccgttttgctctaggacttttagtttttaagttatgaattttcaaaacccggcgcctccaccatttttcacattattattattattttaaatttaattttcgaataaattgcagttgtaaaaaaattgtataacacGCAAAATGAACCGTAGAATCCGCTGGAATTAACCGTTTTACtctaggacttttagtttttaagttataaattttcaaaacccggcgcctccaccatttttcacattattattattattttttaaatttaattttcgaataaattgcagttgtaaaaaatagtataatacGCAAAATGAACCGTAGAATCCGCTGGAAttaaccgttttgctctaggacttttagtttttaagttatcaattttcaaaacccggcgcctccaccatttttcacattataattattatttttttaaatttaattttcgaataaattgcagttgaaaaaaaattgtacaacaCGCAAAATGAACCGTAGAATTcgctggaacaaaccgttttgctctaggacttttagtttttaagttatgaatttttaaaaacccggcgcctccacaatttttcacattattattattttttaaatttaattttcgaataaattgcagttgtaaaaaaacagtatAACACGCAAAATGAATCGTAGAATTcgctggaacaaaccgttttgctctaggacttttagtttttaagttatgaattttcaaaacccggcgcctccaccatttttcacattattattattattttaaatttaattttcgaataaattgcagttgtaaaaaaattgtataacacGCAAAATGAACCGTAGAATCCGCTGGAATTAACCGTTTTACtctaggacttttagtttttaagttataaattttcaaaacccggcgcctccaccatttttcacattattattattattttttaaatttaattttcgaataaattgcagttgtaaaaaatagtataatacGCAAAATGAACCGTAGAATCCGCTGGAAttaaccgttttgctctaggacttttagtttttaagttatcaattttcaaaacccggcgcctccaccatttttcacattataattattatttttttaaatttaattttcgaataaattgcagttgaaaaaaaattgtacaacaCGCAAAATGAACCGTAGAATTcgctggaacaaaccgttttgctctaggacttttagtttttaagttatgaatttttaaaaacccggcgcctccacaatttttcacattattattattttttaaatttaattttcgaataaattgcagttgtaaaaaaacagtatAACACGCAAAATGAATCTTAGAATTcgctggaacaaaccgttttgctctaggacttttagtttttaagttatgaattttcaaaacccggcgcctccaccatttttcacattattattatttttttaaatttaattttcgaataaattgcagttgtaaaaaaattgtataacacGCAAAATGAACCGTAGAATCCGCTGGAATTAACCGTTTTACtctaggacttttagtttttaagttataaattttcaaaacccggcgcctccaccatttttcacattattattattattttttaaatttaattttcgaataaattgcagttgtaaaaaatagtataatacGCAAAATGAACCGTAGAATCCGCTGGAAttaaccgttttgctctaggacttttagtttttaagttatcaattttcaaaacccggcgcctccaccatttttcacattataattattatttttttaaatttaattttcgaataaattgcagttgaaaaaaaattgtacaacaCGCAAAATGAACCGTAGAATTcgctggaacaaaccgttttgctctaggacttttagtttttaagttatgaatttttaaaaacccggcgcctccacaatttttcacattattattattttttaaatttaattttcgaataaattgcagttgtaaaaaaacagtatAACAC is a genomic window containing:
- the LOC107398174 gene encoding uncharacterized protein LOC107398174; translated protein: MTCVSVFVLLILQVSAFWPPPYEVKLDDSETFVISEFSDDLLGDEDEMIPVKATQNDEKYYRIHQIALRHNKREFNEKKPRNITKIKEHNFDLDDAVPWQGGFVDKKGNFIQPDNENVYYLNEMAKSLIDSKMEEKRENEKDKDENYDYNNFKAEYNKDVAEAKKQKDTLNYTEVKEDETVGEAIGTVVDFKEAKNCTAEEKKGIGVAAMKCILRDIKTAKSKNSILNFCEKILRIALIWFCVYAIIAIPCWCTRGWCCCCCCCKICRPREVIDEAKYFFANNPPGVFHDKDGEKFEYTPTDYEIYTQDKLERAIFNL